The sequence CAGTGACGGATTTTTATTCGACACAAATCTTGTAGAGTCCGAGGTTGTCCTGAAAGAAGAATAGAAACAATGACTACACATGACTATCATTGACTCCCAGTAACATGACAGAAACAGAGCAAGAAATATCAACTGAGCAAAATTATTAGCAAGAGTAGATGTCTTGTTATTTAACAATTAATACAGTGACAGTGCTCACATGCCCCCATTAGTGCAACACTTCGAGTTTTAATTCTACTTTATCTCACAGCAGTGTTTGCATCCTACTGCATtccaagcataaaataaaaacaataaaattgagAGGAAAGTTAGATAATCAATCAGGGTGAAGGTGCACAtaacataatattaataatattatcaaattttctttttctggaaaTCAATACactctgcaaaagaaaaaaaaaaaaaccctcacacaCGGTCAAAACAGCCGACTGAGTCAAACAAAGGGTTAGAATAGGGAAGAAAGGTCATTCAAATAACTGGATATGGcatggttgttcatctgccacacaaccatctctcaggtttacagagaatggcctAAAAAAGAGAAGCTAGCAGTTCTCGGTGTGAAAATACCTTGTTGGTGTTggatagggctgtgcgatatgaccaaaacctcatgtcccgatataagacatctatcgtccgataacgatataaatcacaaacatttaacatttgctgtaaattctgtgaatctcgggcagctcgtcttgcatgaagtgtttccagctgcgcgtcatgtagctggagtcgagtgttttaaccgatgcatgaaacgacacatttttagacagaagttgtaacggcgccgttttctttgtgagtatttattacacggcgtgctgcgggggaaagcctgttctaacgtttgagtctaaggtttatttttttagcacctgacggctcttttttgcttctcatttgTAAACTCTGCATACTCATTcacatgattcagtttattttgaaaagtctcaacggGCTCttaagctttattgtgaaaggtttatgtggaaaacaaACCAGCGGACAGTGGAGCCACGTGATGGTTTTTACCATAATTGTTGCTAACGACAGCATGTAAAAACATGTCTGTCAGTAGTGtggttttattaaatataagagaaagagagaactttaaggaATGAAtacagccactacagtgacataagaaccatgaaaaaatattgccgtaaacagtttattttgcgacaccacgaaacaaacgatagcttAAAATGAAACgacagacgtttttatatcgttatatcgaacagccctagtgtTGGATGTTTTCAAATATTAAATAACCTCAAATTGGTTCTTTCACCAAGTCCAACAGCCCTCTGTGGTGTGGTGGAATAGAAGGATTTGCAGAGGACAAGTCTGCAGAAACTGTGTAATGCTATTGTGTCAGTATGGTGAAACAATGACTGAGGAATTTTTGGGAACCTTGCTGAATCTAAAGGCAgttctgaataaaaaaaacaaaacgtggtCCAGACTTGACAATTACTGATTCCTGATCATGCTTCGGTAAGAAACTTAGCTATGTTTGTGGTATGATGTGCATGTAGCGTGCTGTTATGTTGTAAATTGTCTGGATACGCTtgggaagaaaaacatttttaattgcaTAAAATGGCACTGATCACATCAGCTGATGGGGAAACATTGTTGGTTTTCCTGGAAAATTACCATAAAATTATGCACTACCCACTTAAAATTCATGAAACTGTTCTGAATATCACTTATTTGTTACTTAAAATTATTTAAGTACAATTTGTGTCTCCTTTCCTGTAACCcccactagagctgggcgatatgagattttttcatatcacgatatgtttttttcatttcaggcgataacgatatctatcacgatatcagccaaataactatatttgtaagatttaaatgtgccgttgctcacaagtaaaatgtgaaataatcagcagcttgtttttatttaaatatttatttcccataataagttcaacagggtagatgtacttaaggaacatgagactttttcagatagataaaggcaaatattgcaaactacacaaaaggcagccgctaaagcgtttaagtttcaaaatagaacaaacgaaacagactaaactgtcaattccacttagaaacaaaatattaattctaaaaataaatcttagtttgttttacagaagaacagacaaaactgactaacttttgtcaatatcaaataaactgagaactaaaaggaaattctcaatctctccttgttgtatagcttagcttttcaaacagttttaacagttactttagtctgacaaaagccgaatgacgaattagcgcttccagtcagagactgaggctacgtccacacgtacacgggtatttttgaaaacggagattttccgttttcgttttaaaaaataatcccgtccacacataaaggcagaaatgaaggaaaacgctgctatgaacatgccaaagcagcaggtggcgctagattcctaaccgtgcagaaatgttggccaatcagaagtctagaagcctcggtgggaaaaagtaaacaaagctggggcatagaagcagaaccgagtcgtatgtgtggacggacagtaactgtgtgtatatgtaagcatgtaaacactgcagagagtagaattaacagtattgtagaaattcatttcactgaaacaataacgtggcgcacagtgtgacgcatgcaccagtttattgtatttccagacttgttttcggcacatttacagtgcagctactctgttttttgtcagacttgaaatagccgaaataccttcacactacggaacttctatggctcttccgttcgacaatctctccggcgttggaaccatcatctgttttctcttcggtcacgctcggttgatttttctagtcggcacactcatttcctccattacccgctggctgcttcccaaacaaacacacgtgtggcttggcacttgtgctgtacgtaacaagtcacgcgacgtgacgctgcggctgtgattggttcggctctgcgctacttaatttggattggctgatctttttttttttttttttttttttttttttttagaggacAAGAGCaacgaggtctatcgcgatagcttaatttctctatcgagtaaaagttatatcgcgatacatatcgttatcgttctatcgcccagctctaacccCCACCCCCTTGTACGTATGTAAAAAGGGAAAGGCAGAGACTGTACAAAGTTGCTGAAATATactgaccccaaacacacaacTCCAGAGCCCAGAATGATCTCAAGACTAGAGCACAACCATAAAAAGGAGATAAATCAGAGATTAAATGCACGTGCCATGAGCCAGTTGATTAATGTATAGACAACACTGATGAGCCATTTCACCACAGTACTATAGTCATTTTGGGCCTTCAGAAGAAAAAACCCGGAGTAACAAAATCTGCATATCTAGTCGTGTAAAACATGCTGACATGTTTTGTACGCTGTCGAGTCGGTTTTCaaccttacctttttttttcctttaagaaaaacaaacaaacaacccaaaACTCTGGCAGTTCACCACTTACTTTTGTTCCATTGCAAGCTATTCATTGGACCTGGATGAGTTGAATTGCaataactggaaaaattggggtgttctaaaacttttgactggtagtctAAGTTTGCATAGCTAACTTCAGGATGGTGCTGCATGAGATAAcccattgttttatttaatgatataaagAAATACTTTGGTATCCCAAATATTGATACTGAATGCTATATCTATATTTGTtgcacaaaatgaaacaggcagAATATTGCAATACTATGTTGTAGCAATTTTCTTTCCTTCACCCCTAATTTTCTTTCATAGTTAAGAATATTTACTTTTTCCTCCTTtatgcaacaaacacaacattggCATATTCTTCACAATGCCACCGGACTTATATGACAAAGAGTGTGTTACTCACTTGTGACCTTCTGCAGGAAATCCAGACAAGGCCGGCTAATCCCTGACATGCTGACAGACACAGCCACCGGAGTCTGGCCCTCGTAATTCCTAGTATTGGTATCTGCTCCATACGTGTAGAGCATCTGGGCACACAACACATCATCCCTTAGAGCTGACAAATGTAAGGGAGTTTGGCCATCTTCAAGGCGTCCAAGATTAGTGTCCGCTCCCCTCTGCAGGAACATGCGGCAGTATGAGTGATTGCCTTTGATGACAGCATAGCGTAGCAGGAAGCCATTTTGAATGTCAATGTTGGCGCTGTGGTCAAGGAGGATCCGTACACAGCTGGAGCGCTCGCGGATTATGGCAAGCTGTAGTGGCGTGGTTCCTTTGTCGCTCAGAGGGTCTACCTCGGCCTTGAACTCGAGCAGCAGCCGCACGAATGAGTCTCGACCATAGTGGGCGGCCACATGCAGCGGCGTCCAGCCATCGTTACTTTTTGCATTTATAATGTCACTTCGAAACTCTGACTCCAGCATCAGTCGGGCAATGCGTGCTCTGCCATGCATTGCTGCATAGTGAAGTGCGGTGAAGCCACCAATAAAGTCCTTCACTGTGGGGTCAGCTGTACAGAcgagtgaaaagaaaagaagagttAAATGCAGCAGACGCTTCATATTATAGGATTTATGATAAGCCAAGATAGTACAGTCCAAGAATAATCTGCTAGAAAGAATTTTTCATCAATTCGTATTTACAGTGCATTCCTGCTAGACTGTTATACTTTAAGTGGACATGAAACACGAAGCCCTGCTCTCAGAAACTGACAGATTTAACAGTCTGTGAAGTTGCATTTAGAAAATAAGTGTTCAAAGTTAAAGTTTTGAGAACATGTTGGTTGGGTTGCAGCTAATAGGTTTACATTAGTGTATGTTAGCTAACTAGTAGCTGAACCAATACCTCACTGCccaaaaagctgattctgtcATAGCGCGGTGGTGGCAATGGGAAGTCTTTCAAACATAATGGCAGACGGCTTAAGTGGAGTGGCCAAACAGTCAACTTTTAAAAGTAGCAACAGGGTTTTACCTGACTTATTCATGTAGCAATTTAAATGTTTAGTTATGGGCAAACTGAAGCTTcgtaaaacactgaaacatttgaagCATTTGTGCTGGAATTGTACTGGTTTTGAAACAATATCAAACCCATCTCCACAGTGACCCCTGCTGGCCAATTTGGATATTGCCACATCTTAAACAATATTCAGTCAAACAGTAATGCAGACAAGCCCAGCACAATTCCTAacaaggttttatttttaattaatttaaaaatatataattaaatgaagaaaataaatgttctcCTTCTTTATAAAAAGGTAAGATTTATTTTCACAGGCTAATTCTGACCAATTATAACAGTCCATTTTATGCACGAGTTAGGACAGAGTGAGGAACCAACTTTGAGGGAGAACTGGTGAGATTGTTCTCTCCACCCCGATGATACACCAGGACAAATTCAGCAGTGTAAGAGGAAAAAGAGCTCGCTGGTGCCAGatgagagatggagaggagaacaGGAGAGAATATAAAGACTGTTCTCTCTTTGTAAAGGAACGCTAGAAAGGTTTAACCCTTTAACCCTAACAGGTTAGGGCTACACTGGTGGCAACGTTTCTTTAAACTACTGCAACTCTTGAATGATGTGGGCAATCTGAAAAATGGCAACCGCTCTTGAAAGCAGCAACTCTGCGCTTTTCAGTGATATTAAGAGTCATTACATTAATCCGAAGCACTGCATCACAGCAGCCCCAGGAATGCAAAGGTTGAGAGAGTGAGCGTGTGCAGTGGAGTTGTGCAGAAAACTGATGTTTTGTTGGACActtttctaattattttattagtgtggtgggtttctttttcagcattttctgccatgttttttccaattgttttattttttttaagttctatATATGACCTATCACCCATTACAAAATATACACTGCCCAGCCAACTTCTAACATTTGAAAAagcatggttgctaggcaacccaACCCATTTAACAGCCTTGCACTTCTGGCCTTTAAAGCACCTGGCCTATGCAGACCAGGTAGTTTTTTGAAGGATGCGGGGCCTGAATTGGGGCACACCTTGACTCTGTGTATGAGACTCACTGCTGCTATGTTATCTTAAATCAGTCATCTGATTTGGATGCGCTAGCCCGTCATCTCCAGAGTGTATGTCCATGGTTTTTCTGATTCTAACAGAAGATGCACGATAATAATCATATTCTGGGGTGACAAAATGGTATCTGGATGAATCTTAAGTCATATGAATAATATCCCAAAcgtggattctgttcatctggacatggGTGAGTGAAAAAACTTTTCTCCCATTGAGAACGATAAGTCCAGATGAAAAGAATGAACTTTTGGGATTTGGGAcacttaaacattttttaagtgtttaagggaTATTTATCTGAATGCTATAGAAGTGACTTCTTTTCAAATTTCACCTAACATAGCTGAATAAATGCCCACTTTTTAGTAACACACTGCCCTGTAGCATtaacagcaaaaacattttcaggtcGTGGGGTTGGGGGTCTGACCTCCATGCTCCAGGAAAACTCGAACACATCTCTCTTTTCCCTTGGCTGCTGAGAAGTGAAGCAGTGTCCAGCCATTGGCATCGCGGATCTTTGGCGAGTATCCTTGCTCCAGCATTCTCCTAACAGTGTATACATCCCCTGCTGCCACTGCAGCCTGGATCTGCAGCTCTTCATGAAGCTCAGGGTTCCTTCTGCAGTGGTGGTTCAACATCCTGTCACATTTCGGAATGGTAATTTTCATCTGTACCTAAgctctgtttaaaataaataaataaaaatcagtaaatataTTCAGATTCAGATGGTACATTAAGCATGACTGAAATTAAGTTCAGACTTATGGCCGTGGCTTTTAATCTGAAAAGACAACACTAAAATTGAAAAAGTAGTAACGCATTACTTGGTGATAGAAGTGGCCTAAGAGCCTGTGTCAgtttaagtgttgttttcaataaattgcatgatCAAAAATTTTTTGgcctcactcccatttcttcttgttgcatgctGAAGCTCAACTTGGAACCCTGTTAATATCCAACCatgaaaaatatgattttttgccatttttcaagtatGTGAATGAAGTCTGCCTACCGCCTCAGTGCAACAAAGATCTACAGTTTAAGCAGTTCATTGTAGATCTGACAGACTTGAATGGACATAAATGgctgacaaaacacacaaatcaagcacacacaggtggtgcattaaaaaaatatcttaaaaaaaaaatcaaaatcaaaatgttaaGTCATTTTAAGCATAAGAATAGGAATCAAAATAATACTGAAATGATGTACTAATGATGTTCAGGAGTTTTTAAGGGTTAACATTAATAATGAGCTTCCTCAAATATTGAGGAAGCTCATTATTTGATCGAGGGCTGAGTGATGAGGAAAATCTAATATCTATATCTCATGATATGTTTAAATAACCTCCagaatcaaatgtttttttcaacCACATGAGtgcagaaggaaaaactctttttttttaacaggaagaaccctccggcagaaccaggctctgggAGGGGCGGGGCATCTGCCGTAACCAGTTAGGGAGatagaaggaagacaggataaaagacatgctgtggaagagattaataacaagtatgactcaaagcagagaggtctattaacacatgaagaagaaatactcaaagCATCATGGGATTTGTTAAGTGTGGATAGTTAAATGCAAttgcaagttgtgccttgttctcagaagGACAGCAAGTGGACAGGGATAGGTGAGATGAGGCAATGCAAGGAGGAAGAgaggcaaagagtgattcagagGCAGAGCCTGGTTTATTTCCCACAGCTCGTGTAAtctgttgccttatggttccaagcgctgtcaccaatctttgcatttcatTATTATCTCacaacacttgtttaatcagctaccagcTCTCCTACAGACTTTTTAAATGTCtacagtagggctgggccatattataccgttcacggtaataccggtataatgttaggcaacgataggaaaatgaaatatcgcgatagaatatgagtaaaacgcgcatgcgcagtgcctttgttttcatacgcacatggccgattgttgagtgaaacagatgaaccagaattggtttgtaaaaatggtgcaacttccgtgatgtggaactggtttggtgtttgtccgtcagatacacgacaaagcacatttttttgcagaacatgcaagcggccgttgttattgtcggactaagatgctcttaaatctgggagtgatctgggtcctaaactccatatgcttcaggtcaaacaacactgcagcatcacttagagttaaaaactgtctaaattctttcatctttaataaaacgatcagcattgctgctttaccaggtgtaactatgaagtttaacttccaggcatccatgaaaacaaaagttattacatttaacggagttagaagttagcaggaagctagcggaagttagctcgctagtttcgctagttacctaagcatgatatagcatgttctgacggagagatttctgaaaaaaatcaaacgtacagctctgctatcacttccaacataaatgaagacaggaaactaaacagcagtgacgtttgtagggttactgaagttgggctagctggtatataatgatgtgctacgtgatcgctagcgacacagctatgttagcataacataaacagtgaagctggaggacgaacactaacacttttccacttataaaagttaacgttaaggttcctcatggttagagacaaatgcaatcgcttggcaggatgctgtaaacggaccaaacttcagtcaggagaacaactgagataatccatccacaatacgaggttagtcattaatatactgcaacaacatgggaatagagcagctgccagagaattcaacattaatgaatcaatggtacagaagtggaggaagcaagaagaatgagtttaataaagtttgatttatctgactgctttgtttcgcttaatgtgccttataatcccgtgcaccttatggtccgaaaaatgcgtactggacactgcagtttaatgttgcaaagcacctctttttaacttcagtggatattatacatggttatgctcaggatatgtcagcccatttctagtggaaatgccttttggttaaactttcagcaaggaatttgcatttgcactgttaaatttttataaagctttaatgtacataaaaaccagcttcttgtttaagtgaaaataaatggaaggttgtctttttgcgctagtaatgttgtggagttgtattttgtcttgcatcaactatattgtcagttatatcgttatcgtaaattttcaaatatatatcgtgataaatatttttggccatatcgccctgctctagtctaCAGtgtcagatcaacacagccctgccctccagtactatcaggagcagcagcaacacctcaacagcaacattgtacccatcgGGTAAGAAATAGGCTACCTTTGCTTTGCCTTGTCCCCGCCTGATAACAGTGATATAAAATGATGTGAATCCATATTAGATTTTTGAAGAATGCGGGTTGTTGTTATTCACCCTGGTCccatgtgcccctttttaactttcagTACCC comes from Astatotilapia calliptera chromosome 1, fAstCal1.2, whole genome shotgun sequence and encodes:
- the asb7 gene encoding ankyrin repeat and SOCS box protein 7, translated to MKITIPKCDRMLNHHCRRNPELHEELQIQAAVAAGDVYTVRRMLEQGYSPKIRDANGWTLLHFSAAKGKERCVRVFLEHGADPTVKDFIGGFTALHYAAMHGRARIARLMLESEFRSDIINAKSNDGWTPLHVAAHYGRDSFVRLLLEFKAEVDPLSDKGTTPLQLAIIRERSSCVRILLDHSANIDIQNGFLLRYAVIKGNHSYCRMFLQRGADTNLGRLEDGQTPLHLSALRDDVLCAQMLYTYGADTNTRNYEGQTPVAVSVSMSGISRPCLDFLQKVTRQPRTLQDLCRIKIRHCIGLQSLKFLEDLPLAKVMKDYLKHKFDTV